A stretch of the Patescibacteria group bacterium genome encodes the following:
- a CDS encoding DUF87 domain-containing protein yields MAWTTVKTSEPPANLPTADATQSADISLFAQTNFRGAKRKFGIKRKDRGRHLYIIGQTGTGKSKLLNLLTLSDIYHDQGFAIVDPHGDFATDMLQFIPEHRLQDVIYFNPTDRDYPIAFNPLEVSDPMMKNNISSEMIGVLKRMFDSWGPRLEYILRYTILALLDYPDSTLLGITRMLTEKEFRKKVIREIQDPVVKNFWVNEFASWNDKFANEAVAPVLNKVGAFTANPLIRNIIGQPKSGMDLRKIMDEGKILIVNLSRGQIGEDNAAILGAMMVTKIQLAAMGRANVSLAERRPFYLYVDEFQNFATDSFAVILSEARKYGLNLTVANQYVSQMPPTVRDAVFGNVGSMVSFRVGPEDSNILAKNFEPMFEAADLVKLHNQHIVISMSIDGEKAVPFSATTLRFPDPEQDITQRIVDLTRSRYASHRTEVEKQIEEWSGVSIDKPGDAQSTPEPEQKPNKENGFLGGLKNPNPPARSNPNRPGQSRTGDGRRRDDGGNRRPGGGNRGGSGGSGSAGSKQRGQGHHSSGSRREPAGVANVRHANLHEQAGGDHSDSEQHTRAS; encoded by the coding sequence ATGGCCTGGACCACCGTTAAAACCAGTGAGCCGCCGGCTAACCTGCCAACCGCTGACGCCACCCAGTCGGCCGATATCAGCCTGTTTGCTCAAACCAATTTCCGCGGCGCCAAGCGCAAGTTTGGTATTAAGCGCAAAGATAGGGGAAGGCACCTGTACATTATTGGTCAAACCGGTACCGGTAAGTCCAAGCTGCTCAACCTGCTAACACTATCCGATATTTACCATGATCAGGGTTTTGCCATTGTTGACCCGCACGGCGACTTCGCTACCGATATGCTGCAGTTTATTCCGGAGCACCGGCTGCAGGATGTGATCTACTTCAACCCGACCGACCGCGACTACCCAATTGCCTTCAACCCACTCGAAGTTAGCGATCCGATGATGAAGAACAATATTTCGTCCGAAATGATTGGCGTACTCAAGCGAATGTTTGATAGCTGGGGGCCCAGGTTAGAGTACATCTTGCGCTACACCATACTGGCGCTGCTGGACTATCCAGATTCAACCCTGCTTGGCATTACCCGCATGCTGACCGAAAAAGAGTTCCGTAAAAAGGTGATTCGCGAGATCCAAGACCCGGTGGTTAAAAACTTCTGGGTGAACGAGTTCGCCAGCTGGAACGACAAGTTTGCCAACGAGGCGGTCGCACCGGTACTCAACAAGGTGGGTGCTTTTACCGCCAACCCGTTGATCCGTAATATTATTGGTCAGCCAAAGTCGGGCATGGACCTGCGCAAGATCATGGACGAAGGCAAGATTTTAATTGTAAACCTAAGCCGTGGTCAGATTGGTGAGGATAACGCCGCCATTTTGGGTGCCATGATGGTTACTAAGATTCAGCTAGCCGCCATGGGTCGCGCTAACGTGTCGTTGGCTGAGCGCCGTCCATTTTACCTGTACGTCGATGAGTTCCAGAACTTTGCCACCGACAGCTTTGCGGTTATTTTAAGTGAGGCCCGTAAGTACGGGTTGAATCTAACCGTTGCCAACCAGTACGTTTCGCAGATGCCACCAACGGTGCGCGATGCGGTGTTTGGTAACGTTGGCTCGATGGTAAGCTTTAGAGTCGGACCAGAAGACAGCAACATTTTAGCCAAAAACTTTGAGCCAATGTTTGAGGCTGCCGATCTGGTCAAGCTGCACAACCAACACATTGTAATTAGCATGAGTATCGATGGCGAAAAGGCGGTTCCATTTTCGGCTACCACCTTGCGTTTCCCGGATCCAGAGCAAGACATTACTCAACGTATCGTTGATTTAACCAGATCGCGCTACGCCTCGCATCGAACCGAGGTAGAGAAGCAGATTGAAGAATGGAGCGGTGTTTCGATCGACAAGCCAGGTGATGCTCAAAGCACTCCCGAACCTGAACAAAAACCGAACAAAGAAAACGGCTTTTTGGGTGGGTTAAAAAACCCGAATCCGCCAGCTCGTAGCAACCCAAATCGTCCCGGACAATCCAGAACCGGGGATGGGCGAAGACGGGATGACGGCGGAAATCGGCGGCCAGGAGGCGGCAATCGAGGCGGCAGCGGCGGCTCGGGTTCAGCCGGTTCAAAGCAGCGGGGACAGGGTCATCACAGCTCAGGTAGCCGGCGGGAGCCGGCTGGAGTTGCCAACGTACGCCATGCAAACTTGCACGAGCAAGCCGGCGGCGATCACAGCGATTCAGAACAACACACGCGGGCTAGTTAA
- a CDS encoding PBP1A family penicillin-binding protein, producing the protein MKSITAIINQAARAGMAKSGKLDHGARRSDARAVLHDSWHLFALPFIHGITGRAARRTVAILLLLGVISSGIGLGVAAKSTLDQYQATLSNPTVILNTKNTGTTITDRNGEVLFRGYGAIERHNIGLQQMPKPLIDATLATEDPEFYSHHGFSIKGMARAAYHDIRHTAKGQGGSTITQQLVKNTLLTNEKSFDRKFKEVVLSIAMERHYSKDEILQMYLNTIYYGQGSYGVEAASSNYFRKPVNQLSLSESAMLAGLPQSPSLYDPTINKEGAMERRNYVLSRMSELGYVNSDQLAVAKKENITTYPREITVKAPHFVFWVLDQLREKYGQETLERGGITVKTSLDYQKQVQAERIVSEQVAKLHSHNASNGGLVSLDPTTGEVISMVGSIDYYNQDYGSVNTTLAQLQPGSSFKPIAYAAAFAKGWNGATRVNDVPMRVAQDNGQVYEPKNYDGKFRGPVLLRRALANSLNIPAIEVLKHAQIDSTITLAHSLGVEAPSLTDQNRYGLSLVLGGAEVRPLDMAAVYASFANQGLHVEPQAVMSVNDRFGSNITKADTTPKTQAVDPRIAYMVTNILSDNEARKEEFGPNSPLKLSRPAAAKTGTTNDFRDNWTVGYTPNLVTAVWVGNNDHSAMNNVSGIDGAAPIWHEYMEMASLNTPVKDFAVPTGVVFAKVCAADGGLASPNDPNAITEVFLAEAQQTKPCGSAGAVEGNPTPVLQATASAPASKPSAPAPTPAPATPQLATTPRQPEEPGRGGGGGTTTPGTGGGTDPGAGGGSGSTPPGGGG; encoded by the coding sequence ATGAAAAGCATAACCGCTATTATTAACCAGGCAGCGAGGGCCGGTATGGCAAAATCAGGAAAGCTAGATCATGGAGCACGGCGCAGCGATGCGCGGGCTGTGCTACATGATAGCTGGCACCTGTTTGCCTTACCGTTTATACATGGGATTACCGGCCGCGCGGCGCGACGTACCGTCGCAATACTGCTACTGCTCGGAGTAATCAGCTCTGGCATTGGCTTGGGCGTAGCGGCTAAGTCAACTTTAGACCAGTACCAAGCGACCCTAAGCAACCCAACGGTAATTCTTAACACTAAAAACACCGGAACCACCATCACCGATCGAAACGGCGAGGTTTTATTTAGAGGCTATGGAGCGATTGAGCGTCACAACATCGGACTGCAGCAGATGCCAAAGCCGCTAATCGATGCCACACTGGCGACCGAAGATCCCGAGTTTTATTCACACCATGGCTTTTCAATAAAGGGCATGGCGCGGGCGGCTTACCATGACATTCGCCACACCGCCAAGGGCCAGGGCGGTTCAACCATCACCCAGCAACTGGTCAAAAACACCCTGCTGACCAACGAAAAATCGTTTGATCGCAAGTTTAAAGAGGTGGTACTGTCTATTGCCATGGAGCGACACTACAGCAAGGATGAGATTTTGCAGATGTACCTCAACACCATTTATTACGGACAGGGTTCGTATGGGGTTGAGGCGGCGTCTAGCAACTACTTTCGCAAACCGGTTAACCAGCTCAGCCTGTCCGAAAGCGCGATGCTAGCCGGATTACCACAAAGCCCCAGCCTGTACGACCCGACCATCAATAAAGAGGGGGCGATGGAGCGGCGCAACTATGTACTGAGTCGCATGTCGGAGCTTGGTTACGTCAATAGCGATCAGCTAGCGGTTGCTAAAAAAGAGAATATCACCACCTACCCGCGAGAGATTACGGTCAAGGCACCGCACTTTGTTTTTTGGGTGCTTGACCAACTGCGCGAAAAATACGGACAGGAGACGCTGGAGCGCGGCGGCATCACCGTTAAAACCAGTCTCGACTATCAAAAGCAGGTTCAGGCTGAGCGAATCGTCAGCGAACAGGTTGCCAAGCTACACAGCCATAATGCCAGTAACGGCGGGCTGGTATCGCTCGACCCAACCACCGGCGAGGTGATCAGCATGGTTGGTAGCATCGACTACTACAATCAGGACTACGGCAGCGTTAACACCACTCTGGCGCAGCTGCAGCCAGGATCTAGCTTTAAGCCGATTGCATATGCGGCAGCCTTTGCTAAGGGCTGGAATGGCGCCACCAGGGTTAATGATGTGCCGATGCGGGTAGCCCAAGATAATGGCCAGGTGTATGAGCCCAAAAACTACGATGGCAAGTTCCGCGGGCCGGTGCTGTTACGGCGGGCGCTGGCTAATTCGCTCAACATTCCGGCGATCGAGGTGCTCAAGCACGCCCAAATCGATAGCACCATTACCTTGGCGCACTCTCTCGGTGTTGAAGCGCCTAGTTTAACCGACCAAAATCGTTACGGGCTGAGCCTGGTACTGGGTGGGGCAGAGGTACGACCACTCGACATGGCGGCGGTGTACGCTAGCTTTGCCAACCAAGGCCTGCACGTTGAGCCGCAAGCGGTGATGTCGGTAAACGACCGCTTTGGCAGCAACATCACCAAGGCCGACACCACTCCAAAGACTCAAGCGGTGGATCCGCGAATTGCCTATATGGTAACCAACATTCTGAGCGACAACGAGGCTCGTAAGGAGGAGTTTGGACCAAACTCACCGCTCAAGCTAAGTCGGCCAGCCGCCGCTAAAACCGGTACCACCAACGATTTTCGCGACAACTGGACGGTTGGCTACACCCCAAACTTGGTCACCGCAGTGTGGGTCGGCAACAACGATCACTCGGCCATGAACAATGTTAGCGGTATCGATGGTGCTGCCCCAATCTGGCATGAGTATATGGAAATGGCGTCGTTAAACACCCCGGTTAAAGACTTTGCCGTACCAACCGGCGTGGTTTTTGCTAAGGTTTGTGCCGCCGATGGGGGATTAGCCAGCCCCAACGACCCAAATGCGATTACCGAAGTGTTTTTAGCTGAGGCCCAACAAACCAAGCCTTGTGGTTCGGCCGGGGCCGTCGAGGGTAACCCGACACCGGTACTGCAGGCGACTGCTAGCGCCCCGGCCAGCAAGCCAAGCGCCCCAGCGCCAACACCCGCTCCTGCCACTCCTCAACTGGCCACCACTCCTCGCCAACCGGAAGAGCCGGGTCGCGGTGGAGGCGGCGGCACCACAACTCCCGGGACCGGCGGCGGAACCGACCCTGGAGCAGGGGGTGGCTCGGGATCAACTCCTCCGGGTGGTGGCGGCTAG
- a CDS encoding 3'-5' exonuclease: MKYINQPLAFIDIEGFVTDDKRKRVIELGVVRVENNRVVKEYKQLVDPGVAVPPIITNITGITDRDLESAPTFRQVGDELRELLAGALFVAHNASFDYSFINGEYSQIGEEFDAPRVCTARLSKALYPQYSRHNLDVVVERHDIQVQNRHRAYDDALALWEFYKICLRDFDLITLEGAVAKQLRTQNIMA, translated from the coding sequence GTGAAATACATTAATCAGCCACTAGCCTTTATTGATATTGAAGGTTTTGTGACCGATGATAAACGCAAAAGAGTGATTGAGCTTGGCGTGGTGCGAGTTGAAAATAACCGCGTTGTTAAAGAGTATAAACAGCTGGTCGATCCAGGCGTTGCCGTGCCGCCAATTATTACCAATATTACCGGCATCACCGATCGAGATTTAGAGTCGGCTCCAACCTTTAGACAGGTAGGGGATGAGCTACGCGAGCTGCTGGCAGGGGCGCTATTTGTAGCCCACAACGCCAGCTTTGACTACAGCTTTATTAATGGAGAGTACTCGCAGATAGGGGAGGAGTTCGATGCGCCGCGGGTTTGTACCGCTCGCTTAAGCAAGGCTTTGTACCCACAATATTCAAGGCACAATCTGGATGTAGTGGTTGAGCGCCATGACATCCAAGTGCAAAACCGTCACCGCGCCTACGATGACGCGCTGGCGCTATGGGAGTTTTATAAGATCTGCCTGCGCGACTTTGACCTGATTACGCTCGAGGGCGCCGTTGCCAAGCAGCTCCGTACTCAAAATATTATGGCTTAA
- a CDS encoding tRNA-dihydrouridine synthase, translating into MSFWQQLPRPFFILAPMDDVTDTVFREVVARTGAPDLAMTEFASTDGFVHPKGRDSVERRLQVNPSEKQAGVPLVAQIWGGTPDHYYQTAKELASRGDFVGIDINMGCPEKGIVRRGCCGGLIERPEVAAEIIAATKAGAGNLPVSVKTRIGLRTIITEEWISHLLRQNLAALTVHGRTVKEMSKVPAHWDEIGKVVEPRDQIAPDTLIIGNGDVRDREHGLELIDKYKLDGIMLGRGIFHDIQAFGQQPVELTPKQRIDLLNRHFDLYDKTWGHTKRFDPMKKFAKVYISEFPGAAELRARVMETKSISEAKQVLADSDI; encoded by the coding sequence ATGAGTTTTTGGCAACAGTTACCCCGACCATTTTTTATACTAGCCCCCATGGACGATGTTACCGACACCGTGTTTCGCGAGGTGGTAGCCCGTACCGGCGCGCCCGACCTTGCCATGACCGAATTTGCCAGCACCGATGGCTTTGTTCACCCCAAGGGTCGAGACAGCGTTGAGCGACGGCTACAGGTAAACCCTAGCGAAAAACAAGCTGGCGTGCCTTTGGTGGCACAAATCTGGGGCGGTACGCCCGACCACTACTACCAGACCGCCAAGGAGCTGGCGAGTCGCGGCGATTTTGTGGGCATCGATATTAATATGGGCTGCCCCGAAAAGGGGATTGTACGGCGGGGCTGTTGCGGTGGGCTGATTGAGCGCCCCGAAGTAGCGGCCGAGATTATTGCTGCTACCAAAGCTGGAGCTGGCAATTTGCCGGTTAGCGTTAAAACCCGAATTGGCTTGCGCACCATCATTACCGAGGAGTGGATTAGCCATTTGCTGCGGCAAAACCTAGCCGCCCTCACCGTTCACGGACGCACCGTTAAAGAAATGAGCAAGGTTCCAGCCCACTGGGACGAGATCGGCAAGGTGGTGGAGCCGCGCGATCAAATCGCTCCTGATACCCTGATTATTGGCAACGGCGATGTGCGCGATCGTGAGCACGGACTGGAATTAATTGATAAGTACAAGCTCGACGGCATCATGCTTGGCCGTGGCATTTTTCATGACATCCAAGCCTTTGGCCAGCAGCCGGTCGAACTAACGCCCAAGCAGCGGATCGACCTACTTAATCGCCATTTTGATCTGTACGATAAAACCTGGGGCCACACCAAGCGGTTTGACCCAATGAAGAAGTTCGCCAAGGTTTACATCAGCGAGTTCCCGGGTGCGGCCGAGCTGCGAGCCAGAGTCATGGAAACCAAATCAATTAGTGAAGCCAAGCAGGTTTTGGCTGATTCGGACATTTAG
- a CDS encoding UDP-N-acetylglucosamine--N-acetylmuramyl-(pentapeptide) pyrophosphoryl-undecaprenol N-acetylglucosamine transferase produces the protein MKEQPMRIVVAGGGTAGHISPVLAVVDALVQHDSQVDILYVGQRHGIEGRMARQAGLRFAGISAGKYRRNPGRSLAQNLADLPATALNVRDVGLTTAGVAQSLRILRRFRPDVVFAKGGFVALPVAVAAKILRIPVVAHESDVSPGIGSKMVSKWAKVMAVGFPVELYGDQLGDRLLFTGNPVRQEILSGDSQKGLELAFGKAKAKADPVLLVVGGSQGALLINRAILEGLSELTQRYRVIHVTGQHHQAEAESRARELKIPTGRYHAFGFVDAPTLANLYAASDLVISRAGANTIAELAALRKPVLLIPNSQMAAHQVVNAKRLDRAGAVELLSEEGLSGDKLLKTVAALFDKPKHLQDLADKLATFNTPDAAERIARALSEVAG, from the coding sequence ATGAAGGAGCAGCCAATGCGGATCGTAGTAGCCGGCGGGGGGACAGCCGGTCATATATCGCCGGTCTTAGCGGTCGTCGACGCCCTCGTCCAGCACGATAGCCAAGTCGATATCCTGTATGTCGGCCAGCGCCACGGTATTGAGGGGCGCATGGCGCGCCAGGCTGGCTTGCGGTTTGCGGGTATTTCAGCCGGTAAGTATCGCCGCAACCCAGGCAGGAGCCTGGCTCAGAACCTGGCCGACCTCCCAGCCACCGCGCTAAATGTTCGTGATGTTGGCTTAACGACCGCTGGTGTCGCGCAGAGTCTGCGCATTCTACGTCGATTCCGTCCAGATGTGGTGTTTGCAAAAGGTGGTTTTGTGGCGCTGCCGGTAGCGGTGGCGGCTAAAATTCTTAGAATTCCGGTGGTTGCCCATGAATCCGATGTCAGTCCTGGTATCGGCAGTAAAATGGTGAGCAAGTGGGCTAAGGTGATGGCGGTGGGCTTCCCGGTTGAGTTATACGGCGACCAGCTGGGGGACCGGCTGCTTTTTACCGGTAACCCAGTCCGCCAAGAGATACTGAGCGGAGACTCTCAAAAGGGCTTGGAGTTGGCTTTTGGTAAGGCCAAGGCCAAAGCCGATCCAGTGTTGCTAGTCGTAGGGGGCAGCCAGGGTGCGCTGCTGATTAACCGAGCTATCCTAGAAGGCCTCAGCGAGCTGACTCAGCGCTACCGCGTTATTCACGTCACCGGTCAACACCACCAGGCAGAGGCCGAGTCTCGCGCGCGAGAGCTTAAGATCCCGACCGGGCGCTACCATGCTTTTGGCTTTGTCGATGCACCAACCCTAGCCAACCTGTACGCCGCTAGCGATCTGGTAATTAGTCGCGCCGGCGCCAACACCATTGCTGAGTTGGCGGCCTTGCGTAAGCCGGTACTACTCATTCCTAACAGTCAAATGGCCGCCCACCAAGTGGTAAATGCCAAACGGTTAGACCGGGCAGGCGCGGTTGAACTGCTCAGCGAGGAGGGCTTGTCCGGCGATAAGCTGCTCAAGACGGTGGCGGCTCTTTTTGATAAGCCTAAACACTTGCAGGATTTAGCGGATAAGCTGGCCACCTTTAATACTCCTGACGCCGCCGAACGTATTGCGCGCGCCCTAAGCGAGGTAGCCGGTTAA
- the topA gene encoding type I DNA topoisomerase, with protein MSKQLVIVESPAKASTIQKYLGKEYEVAASLGHVRDLPKKGMSIDIEHNFKPTYEVSADKKKIITALKKQVKSASSVILASDPDREGEAISWHLCHVLGLDPKKTKRVVFHEITKPGIEAAMAKPRSVDEHLVDAQQARRVLDRLVGYELSPVLWKKVKPGLSAGRVQSVAARLIVEREREIEQHQASNSFKVQGFFDVEGAELKAELSRKLADAAEAHKVLEALVGAKFAVSSLETKPGKRTPAAPFITSTLQQEASRKLGFTPRQTMSVAQRLYEAGFITYMRTDSVNLSQTALEGAAATIKSEYGEKYAQRRTYKTKSAGAQEAHEAIRPTDFGRSQVDGERNQQRLYELIWQRAIASQMADAAIEKTVASITPDKTDELFTAQAEAVRFDGFLKVYSEGRDDEEEESSLLPPLNKGQILPLVQIVARQQFSRPKARYTEASLVRKLEEMEIGRPSTYAPTISTIQDRGYVMKADIEPKERQIAQVILKDDAVTEQEVTENYGGDRNKLIPTPVGDLVTDFLIKFFPKIVDYDFTAKVEGEFDQIEAGSKQWQKMIADFYRPFHDTVEAAEQVSRQEASQARLIGTHPKTNRPIYARLGKYGPMLQMGEAEDETKPVFAPIPEGTKLGDITMEQALKLYSLPRLVGQTEEGEDIMANFGPFGPYVKAGTTSASIRPDSPFEVELDRARELIKEKRVAAANRIIAEFDDGKIQVLNGRFGPYISDGKKNAKIPKDTDPKSITRDQAAELLASAPVRKARRRVRKS; from the coding sequence ATGAGCAAGCAACTCGTTATAGTTGAGTCACCGGCAAAAGCCAGCACCATCCAAAAATACCTAGGAAAAGAGTATGAGGTGGCGGCTAGTCTTGGTCATGTCCGCGATCTGCCCAAAAAGGGTATGTCGATCGATATTGAGCATAATTTTAAACCAACCTACGAGGTCAGTGCCGATAAGAAAAAGATAATTACAGCCCTTAAAAAACAGGTTAAAAGCGCCTCATCGGTAATTCTAGCCAGCGACCCCGACCGCGAAGGAGAGGCGATTTCGTGGCACCTCTGCCATGTGCTTGGGCTCGACCCTAAAAAAACCAAGCGAGTGGTGTTTCATGAAATTACTAAGCCGGGTATCGAAGCAGCCATGGCAAAGCCTCGCAGCGTCGATGAGCACCTGGTTGATGCGCAGCAGGCGCGGCGAGTACTAGACCGCTTGGTTGGCTATGAGCTGTCACCGGTTTTATGGAAAAAGGTTAAGCCTGGCTTGAGCGCTGGGCGCGTGCAGTCGGTGGCCGCCCGCCTAATCGTTGAGCGTGAACGCGAGATCGAACAACACCAGGCCAGCAACAGCTTTAAGGTTCAAGGCTTTTTTGATGTGGAGGGTGCCGAACTTAAGGCCGAGCTAAGCCGTAAGTTGGCCGATGCGGCGGAGGCTCATAAGGTGCTAGAAGCGCTGGTTGGCGCCAAGTTTGCGGTTAGCTCGCTCGAAACCAAGCCCGGTAAGCGCACCCCGGCAGCGCCGTTTATTACCTCAACCCTGCAGCAGGAAGCCAGCCGCAAGCTTGGTTTTACACCGCGCCAAACCATGTCGGTGGCGCAAAGACTGTATGAGGCCGGGTTCATTACTTATATGAGAACCGATTCGGTCAATCTGTCGCAAACCGCGCTCGAAGGTGCGGCCGCGACAATTAAGTCTGAGTATGGCGAAAAGTATGCTCAGCGCCGAACCTATAAGACCAAGTCGGCCGGGGCGCAAGAGGCACACGAAGCGATCCGCCCGACCGATTTTGGCCGGTCTCAAGTTGATGGCGAGCGCAATCAGCAGCGGCTGTACGAACTAATTTGGCAGCGCGCAATTGCCAGCCAGATGGCCGATGCGGCGATCGAAAAGACGGTGGCGAGCATTACCCCAGATAAGACCGATGAGCTGTTTACCGCCCAGGCCGAGGCAGTTAGATTTGATGGCTTTTTAAAAGTTTACAGCGAAGGTCGCGATGACGAAGAAGAAGAGTCGTCGTTGCTGCCACCGCTTAATAAAGGCCAGATTTTACCGCTGGTTCAAATAGTTGCCCGCCAGCAGTTTAGTCGACCCAAGGCTCGCTATACCGAGGCCAGTCTGGTGCGAAAGTTAGAAGAGATGGAGATTGGACGACCTTCAACTTACGCCCCGACCATCTCGACAATTCAAGATCGTGGCTACGTCATGAAGGCTGACATTGAACCAAAGGAGCGCCAAATTGCCCAGGTGATTCTTAAAGATGATGCGGTAACCGAGCAAGAGGTAACCGAAAACTACGGTGGCGACCGCAACAAGCTTATACCAACCCCGGTAGGAGACCTGGTAACCGACTTTTTAATTAAGTTCTTCCCCAAGATTGTTGATTACGACTTTACCGCCAAGGTTGAGGGGGAGTTCGACCAGATTGAAGCTGGCAGCAAGCAGTGGCAAAAGATGATTGCCGACTTTTACCGACCGTTCCACGATACGGTTGAGGCGGCCGAACAGGTATCGCGCCAAGAGGCCAGTCAGGCTCGTCTAATTGGCACTCACCCCAAGACCAATCGACCAATCTACGCCCGACTGGGTAAGTACGGCCCCATGCTACAAATGGGCGAGGCCGAAGACGAGACCAAGCCGGTGTTCGCTCCTATTCCGGAGGGCACCAAGCTGGGCGACATTACCATGGAGCAGGCACTTAAGCTCTATAGTCTGCCGCGGCTGGTCGGCCAAACCGAGGAAGGGGAGGACATTATGGCCAACTTTGGCCCATTTGGTCCTTACGTTAAAGCTGGCACCACCAGCGCCTCAATCCGACCCGACAGCCCGTTTGAGGTTGAGCTTGACCGCGCCCGTGAGCTAATTAAAGAAAAGCGGGTCGCGGCCGCCAACCGCATTATTGCCGAGTTTGACGATGGTAAAATCCAGGTCCTTAACGGGCGCTTTGGCCCCTATATTAGCGACGGCAAAAAGAACGCCAAGATACCCAAAGACACCGATCCTAAATCAATAACGCGAGATCAAGCAGCCGAGCTGTTGGCCTCGGCACCGGTACGTAAGGCAAGACGCCGAGTTCGCAAGAGTTAG
- a CDS encoding FtsQ-type POTRA domain-containing protein → MRPSRHVRRAGTRPRYTRSSSYGRVPVRPNRRSNSQPGIGLPSLSLPTLRLPVIRIGWLVWLLVGLVAIGLLVVVANLTKVESIKVEGTKNLNTLHVQQLTEEGIKQQWFGRNILLVQTGGLASYLQDKEPAIKSATVHRVNNHTLNVSITERQPTLNWRSGNSLYLLDSDGTVIGPSQGAYESLPTITDGSSLPVEEGKRVVPASFVGFAAQLAAQLPASGVGVVAMTVPETTSELMVKTDKGYTIKFDTTRPVAGEITDLQVVLKELERSKKVPKEYIDLRIKNKAYYK, encoded by the coding sequence ATGCGCCCCAGTCGACACGTTCGCCGGGCCGGCACGCGGCCGCGTTACACCCGTTCTTCTAGCTACGGGCGAGTTCCGGTTCGACCTAATCGCCGCTCAAATAGCCAACCTGGTATCGGTCTGCCAAGCTTGTCTTTACCGACTCTGCGCCTACCGGTTATTAGGATTGGCTGGCTGGTGTGGCTATTGGTTGGCTTGGTAGCTATAGGGCTACTGGTCGTGGTGGCAAATCTAACCAAGGTCGAATCGATTAAGGTTGAGGGTACCAAGAACTTGAATACGCTGCACGTTCAGCAGCTAACCGAAGAGGGGATAAAGCAACAGTGGTTCGGCCGTAACATACTTTTGGTGCAAACCGGTGGCCTAGCCAGCTATCTTCAGGACAAAGAGCCGGCTATAAAAAGCGCCACGGTTCACCGAGTCAATAATCACACCCTTAATGTTTCGATAACCGAGAGGCAGCCGACCCTAAACTGGCGCTCTGGTAACAGTCTTTATTTGCTTGATAGCGATGGCACCGTAATTGGCCCCAGCCAGGGTGCATATGAGTCGCTACCGACGATCACCGATGGGTCTAGCTTGCCGGTAGAGGAGGGGAAGCGGGTGGTTCCAGCCAGCTTTGTAGGTTTTGCCGCCCAGTTGGCGGCTCAACTACCCGCTAGTGGGGTAGGGGTGGTCGCCATGACCGTTCCCGAAACTACTAGTGAGCTAATGGTTAAAACCGACAAGGGCTACACCATCAAGTTTGATACCACTCGTCCAGTTGCCGGGGAGATTACCGATTTGCAGGTGGTACTTAAGGAGCTGGAGCGCTCCAAGAAGGTCCCCAAAGAGTATATCGACCTGCGTATTAAGAACAAGGCTTACTACAAGTAG